The Psychrobacillus sp. FSL K6-2836 nucleotide sequence TCCCACTCATCTTTCACTTCAATCCCAAGTGCATCCACAGTATCTTTGTTCAAAACAAATTTTAAGTTTTGTGGATATTGAACTGGTAATTCTGCAGGTGTACTTTCACCTTTTAAGATTTTAACAGCCATTTCCCCTGCTTCGTAGCCGATATCATAAAATTCAAAGCCGTAAGCCCCTAAGCCACCACGTTTTACTGAATCAAACTCTGCTACCATCATTGGAAGCTTTTGTTCGTTCGCAACATCTACCACAGATTCCAGTGCTGAAACTACCGTGTTATCCGTTATGATATATAATGAATCTACTTTTCCGATTAATGATTCAGTTGCTTGCTTAACTTCGGCAGATGTAGAAACAGAAGCTTCTACTACATTTAGTCCAACTTCAGCCATTTGTTCTTTTACTGCGTCTACTTGTGAACGTGAATTTTGCTCTCCTGCATTAAATACAATCCCAACATTTTTTGCTCCTAACTCATTTTTCAAAAATGCAAGGGTACTAGGAATTGCATCAGGATGAGTGTCAACTGTCCCAGTTACATTTCCACCTGGGCTTTCCATAGAATCTACAATTTCAGCATCAACGGCATTTGTTACAGAAGTAAAGACAATCGGAATATCTTCCGTTAGTGCCGCTACAGCCTGTGCACTAGGAGTCGAATTGGCAAATATTAAATCTACCCCTGAGCTTACTAGATCATTTGCGATGGTAGTATTCTGACTATTATCATTTTGAGCATTTTTAACTTCATATTCGACCTCAAGTCCTGCATCCTCAATTGCTTTTT carries:
- a CDS encoding ABC transporter substrate-binding protein, with product MKKTKKKMGMVLSAAVLILAACGGDESASTNTTESEDTKTFKIGVTQIVEHPSLNAAYEGFQKAIEDAGLEVEYEVKNAQNDNSQNTTIANDLVSSGVDLIFANSTPSAQAVAALTEDIPIVFTSVTNAVDAEIVDSMESPGGNVTGTVDTHPDAIPSTLAFLKNELGAKNVGIVFNAGEQNSRSQVDAVKEQMAEVGLNVVEASVSTSAEVKQATESLIGKVDSLYIITDNTVVSALESVVDVANEQKLPMMVAEFDSVKRGGLGAYGFEFYDIGYEAGEMAVKILKGESTPAELPVQYPQNLKFVLNKDTVDALGIEVKDEWESEFAE